In Chloracidobacterium sp., the following proteins share a genomic window:
- a CDS encoding DUF2695 domain-containing protein codes for MPVVRKRQIENLEQKSGEELRAFLESLPAGQQTISLLLDFVEDELFEAECDHHLRHAMKFMMDNRLDFPRLTSWLNENGGYCDCKVMEQIAPAWRAKFGDD; via the coding sequence ATGCCGGTTGTCCGTAAACGCCAGATCGAAAATCTCGAACAAAAGAGCGGCGAGGAATTGCGTGCATTCCTCGAAAGCCTGCCCGCGGGCCAGCAGACGATAAGCCTTCTGCTCGATTTTGTAGAGGACGAACTGTTCGAGGCCGAGTGTGACCATCATCTGCGGCACGCGATGAAGTTCATGATGGATAATCGGCTCGACTTTCCACGCCTTACGTCCTGGCTCAATGAGAACGGCGGCTACTGCGACTGCAAGGTGATGGAGCAGATAGCGCCTGCATGGCGGGCGAAGTTTGGAGACGACTAA
- the uvrA gene encoding excinuclease ABC subunit UvrA, with amino-acid sequence MPAAKQKEEAIHVRGARVHNLKNISVSIPVNKLTVITGISGSGKSSLAFDTLYAEGQRRYVESLSAYARQFLERMDKPDVDEIVGIAPAIAIRQKNSTKNPRSTVATQTEIYDYLRLLYARAGQTFCHACSREVKKDSPESAADEILAELSEGTRFYVLFPIESDESARVRSRHASKGSASKAGRLKKSESLSTQAFLISMLQQGFSRLLRSGEIIELQKPEDYPHGDFADTYVLIDRLKASADVRQRLVDSLETCFREAHAAVVLQAEPPASAGGAAKGEAGVGANESALPPAYAGGSALRFSDGFICKYDGTRYDEPEPALFSFNSPYGACPTCQGFGNTIGIDYGLVIPNPLLSLADGAVDPFTRPQHAWAQKELLKYAAAAGISMNIPFADLDDHQQNAIIYGDDGWRGVKGFFQWLETKKYKLHVRVFLAKYRGYTRCPDCDGLRLRREARDVKIGGRSLPEIVEMSIRDAYEFFEQLELDSERTQIAEKVLLEIRRRLKFLVEVGLDYLTLGRLAATLSGGEAQRIQLATNLGSLLVGTLYVLDEPSIGLHPRDNARLLAILENLRDIGNTVVVVEHDEDTMRAADHIVDIGLHAGESGGDVVFEGRFDGLLGDERSLTAKYLRGEAEIKLPRSRRPVTKRKLEIIGAREHNLKNVSVKIPLEMLVCVTGVSGSGKSTLVHDVLYAGLKKKRGEWNSHVGFFKEIKGGESIDDVILVDQSPIGRTPRSNPVTYIKAYDAIREVFAATNAAKTKGYSSSHFSFNVPGGRCEICQGSGVVTIEMQFLADVELTCEDCRGKRFKSEILDVRYKGKNIHEALKLTVREAILFFKDVPKIVTRLKVLDAVGLGYLRLGQSATTLSGGEAQRVKLASHLAQKTADRTLFIFDEPTTGLHFDDINKLLSAFRALIDNGGSLLVIEHNLDVIKTADWVIDLGPEGGVGGGEIVAAGTPEAVAKVEGSITGRYLAGLVGEHDN; translated from the coding sequence ATGCCGGCTGCGAAGCAGAAAGAGGAAGCCATCCACGTCCGCGGGGCCCGCGTTCACAACCTCAAGAACATCTCGGTCTCGATACCGGTCAACAAGCTGACCGTTATCACGGGCATTTCGGGCTCAGGCAAGTCATCGCTCGCATTTGACACGCTCTATGCCGAGGGGCAGCGGCGCTATGTCGAATCGCTCTCGGCTTACGCCCGACAATTTCTAGAGCGCATGGACAAGCCGGACGTTGATGAGATCGTCGGCATCGCGCCGGCCATCGCTATTCGGCAAAAGAATTCGACCAAGAACCCCCGCTCGACCGTAGCAACTCAGACTGAGATATACGACTATCTACGTCTGCTATATGCCCGCGCCGGCCAGACGTTCTGCCACGCCTGCAGCAGGGAAGTTAAGAAGGATTCACCGGAATCAGCGGCCGATGAGATATTGGCGGAACTGTCCGAGGGCACGCGGTTCTATGTGCTGTTCCCTATCGAGAGTGATGAGTCCGCGCGTGTCCGCAGCCGACACGCAAGCAAGGGCTCAGCATCGAAAGCCGGGCGTTTGAAAAAGAGCGAAAGCCTCAGCACACAGGCATTCCTGATCTCCATGCTGCAGCAGGGTTTTTCGCGCCTTCTCCGCAGCGGCGAGATCATCGAGCTGCAAAAGCCGGAAGATTATCCGCACGGCGACTTTGCGGACACATACGTCCTGATCGACCGGCTCAAGGCATCGGCAGACGTTCGTCAAAGATTGGTCGATTCGCTTGAGACCTGCTTTCGCGAAGCTCATGCCGCCGTCGTACTGCAGGCGGAACCGCCCGCGTCAGCGGGTGGCGCGGCCAAAGGTGAGGCGGGCGTTGGAGCTAACGAGAGCGCTCTGCCACCTGCTTACGCAGGCGGTTCTGCCCTGCGGTTCTCAGACGGTTTTATCTGCAAATACGACGGCACTCGCTACGATGAGCCTGAGCCGGCATTGTTCAGTTTTAACTCGCCTTACGGTGCATGCCCAACGTGTCAGGGTTTCGGCAATACGATCGGGATCGATTACGGGCTGGTGATCCCGAATCCATTGTTGTCATTGGCTGACGGTGCGGTCGATCCCTTCACGCGGCCGCAGCACGCGTGGGCGCAAAAGGAGCTATTGAAATACGCCGCGGCTGCGGGCATTTCGATGAACATTCCGTTCGCTGATCTCGACGATCATCAGCAAAACGCCATCATCTACGGTGACGATGGCTGGCGAGGCGTCAAGGGTTTCTTCCAATGGCTTGAGACAAAGAAATACAAGCTGCACGTTCGTGTATTTCTTGCCAAGTATCGCGGATATACGCGATGTCCCGATTGTGACGGACTGCGGCTGCGGCGGGAGGCACGCGACGTAAAGATCGGCGGCCGCTCGCTGCCCGAGATCGTCGAGATGTCGATCCGCGATGCATATGAGTTCTTTGAGCAGCTAGAACTTGACTCTGAGCGAACGCAGATCGCTGAAAAGGTCCTGCTTGAGATACGCCGACGGCTGAAATTCCTCGTCGAGGTCGGCCTCGATTACCTGACACTCGGCCGACTGGCGGCGACACTTTCCGGCGGTGAGGCCCAGCGGATACAGCTTGCAACAAATCTCGGCTCGCTGCTCGTCGGAACGCTGTATGTGTTGGATGAGCCGAGCATCGGCCTGCATCCCCGAGACAACGCTCGACTGCTCGCGATACTTGAGAACCTGCGTGACATTGGCAATACAGTGGTTGTCGTCGAGCACGACGAAGACACGATGCGTGCCGCCGATCACATCGTGGACATCGGCCTGCACGCCGGTGAGTCTGGCGGCGATGTCGTCTTCGAAGGGCGTTTTGATGGCCTCTTGGGCGATGAGCGTTCGCTCACGGCGAAGTATCTTCGCGGCGAGGCCGAGATCAAGCTGCCTCGGTCGCGACGGCCCGTGACGAAACGAAAGCTGGAGATCATCGGCGCCCGCGAGCACAATCTCAAGAACGTCTCGGTCAAGATACCGCTCGAGATGCTCGTATGCGTCACCGGCGTTTCCGGCTCGGGCAAATCGACGCTGGTGCATGACGTTCTGTATGCCGGGCTCAAGAAGAAGCGAGGCGAATGGAACTCGCATGTGGGCTTCTTCAAGGAGATCAAGGGCGGAGAATCGATCGACGACGTTATACTGGTCGATCAATCGCCCATCGGCCGTACGCCAAGGTCAAATCCGGTGACCTACATCAAGGCCTATGACGCGATCCGCGAAGTATTTGCCGCGACCAATGCCGCAAAGACGAAGGGCTACAGCTCCTCGCACTTTTCGTTCAATGTGCCGGGCGGCCGGTGTGAGATCTGCCAGGGCAGCGGCGTTGTCACCATCGAGATGCAGTTTCTCGCCGATGTCGAACTGACGTGCGAAGACTGCCGTGGAAAACGCTTCAAGTCCGAGATCCTCGATGTCAGATACAAGGGCAAGAACATCCACGAGGCCCTCAAGCTGACCGTTAGAGAGGCGATATTGTTCTTTAAGGACGTGCCAAAGATCGTGACGCGCCTAAAGGTGCTGGACGCCGTAGGCCTCGGCTACCTTCGTCTTGGCCAGTCCGCAACGACGCTCTCCGGCGGTGAGGCACAGCGTGTGAAACTTGCGTCGCATCTCGCTCAAAAGACGGCCGACCGAACATTATTCATCTTTGACGAACCGACGACGGGGCTGCATTTTGACGATATCAACAAGCTTTTGTCGGCATTTCGCGCATTGATCGATAACGGCGGCAGCCTGCTCGTGATCGAGCACAATCTGGATGTGATAAAGACGGCCGATTGGGTGATAGACCTCGGCCCAGAAGGCGGCGTTGGCGGCGGCGAGATCGTTGCAGCCGGCACGCCGGAGGCGGTCGCCAAGGTGGAAGGTTCAATTACGGGACGATATCTCGCGGGATTGGTCGGTGAGCATGATAATTAG
- a CDS encoding M50 family metallopeptidase, which yields MRYTLAEDAKPKAALLLIATLATVVLWFIPYAEYLVYPIRLFVTFIHEGSHALIAVLTGGSVQSLTIAADGSGVVYSASSGLIGQVLTSSAGYVGAAVFGVAMLGLMRKNVSPHRILFGCGVFVGVMTLVFAIVAPIFNFLSLNVPFSSVVFTVAAGLVLTGILLAMARFASHRVADFAVAFLAVQCLMNALSDLKTVLFINAPLIGADIQTDAGNMAAATGIPAFLWVVVWIAISLVVITIGLRMYANVKGVSKGESVFND from the coding sequence ATGAGATACACCCTTGCCGAAGACGCCAAGCCCAAGGCTGCATTGCTGCTGATCGCGACGCTCGCGACGGTTGTGTTGTGGTTCATTCCGTATGCCGAATATCTGGTGTATCCAATACGGCTGTTTGTGACGTTTATCCACGAGGGCAGCCATGCACTGATCGCGGTGCTGACGGGCGGATCGGTGCAAAGCCTGACGATAGCGGCCGATGGGAGCGGTGTCGTCTATTCGGCGTCGTCCGGCCTTATTGGCCAGGTGCTTACATCGAGCGCCGGCTATGTCGGGGCAGCCGTTTTTGGCGTGGCGATGCTCGGCCTGATGCGCAAGAATGTGTCACCGCACAGGATACTGTTTGGCTGCGGCGTTTTTGTCGGCGTGATGACGCTGGTCTTTGCGATAGTGGCTCCGATATTCAATTTTCTGTCGCTCAACGTGCCGTTTTCGAGCGTTGTGTTTACGGTAGCTGCGGGCCTGGTGCTGACCGGCATTCTGCTGGCGATGGCGCGGTTCGCCAGCCACCGAGTGGCCGACTTTGCGGTAGCATTTCTCGCGGTCCAGTGTCTGATGAACGCCTTGTCAGACCTTAAGACAGTGCTATTCATCAACGCTCCGCTGATCGGTGCGGACATCCAGACTGACGCCGGCAATATGGCCGCCGCTACGGGAATTCCCGCGTTTCTCTGGGTCGTCGTCTGGATCGCGATCTCGCTCGTTGTGATAACGATCGGCCTGCGAATGTACGCGAATGTGAAAGGCGTCTCGAAGGGCGAATCCGTTTTTAACGACTGA
- a CDS encoding SBBP repeat-containing protein: MMQQSYYISILCRNALAAVAAILFILSFGSTTQAQEVPCLKPRVERTVFVNTSDRSIRDECTGRRGLPRRTEGGFGEPVMISGHVTHQNGVRMSGVTMTLRDLNNNTTRTVITDQTGNYLFDNIPWGSRVELAPSLENYEFFPPSVIWEGIVEDEVWNFIAVGPPPPPPPPPTNQPTLAWTSYFDNTPALADYNAMIGRDAAGNIYTGGTSYVDAQTEDTDIIVFKTDPNGNRVWSRSWAGEGLYKDALRDMAVDAAGNVYLTGYTYSIPEGTSQLRSYNYVTIKYNTDGDVVWTRFYGPNPGYDDFPRILKIDAAGNTYVAGYSWGVGTYANYATVKYDTQGNEVWARRFAGGFGEILNDLDIDTSGNVYITGYSNNSLAGGSEDIVTIKYNSAGEQQWLDRYATTAPEMSDEGYEVEIDGDGNVLVLGESHDSEAGTTFIRKINGQTGTAVWTRPITEISQTQSVYATSMAFNSNGDIVLTGMLYDQQSYDVDAFVAKLTPEVVTAWVRTYDGPSDDDFDGDPKIVIAPDNSIVAAFTSEGFANADIQAVKYAADGTEDWTYRFGNPFFGDDVMLSWEAEAAQKTILLDAQGHVYAAGSSFIPEQSTDLVVFKLEPVGQTRAAPFDWDGDRKADIAVFRPSTGDWFIQKSTDGTVGIMNWGGGRDKLVPADYDGDGRFDAGVYRDGMWYVRRSSNGSHLISQFGLAGDKPVPSDYDNDGKADLSVFRNGNWYTAQSSNGEVNTKQFGTAEDTPIPADFDHNRRSDVAVYRAGTWYVQYEEGLPMVTLQFGSVADKVVPADYDGDKQVDHAVFRDGTWYIWQSWFQAPRAIQFGQSGDVPVPADYDGDRKADLAVYRNGVWYIWRTSDNGFTITQFGLGTDIPLPAAYIK; encoded by the coding sequence ATGATGCAACAGTCCTATTACATTTCAATTCTGTGCCGCAACGCTCTGGCGGCTGTCGCGGCCATTCTCTTTATTCTCAGTTTCGGATCGACGACACAGGCGCAGGAGGTTCCGTGTCTCAAGCCCCGTGTCGAGCGGACCGTCTTCGTCAACACATCCGACCGTTCCATTCGCGATGAGTGCACCGGCCGACGCGGGCTGCCGCGAAGAACAGAGGGCGGCTTTGGCGAGCCGGTAATGATCTCAGGCCACGTCACGCACCAGAACGGCGTAAGGATGTCGGGCGTCACGATGACGCTGAGAGACCTGAATAACAACACGACCCGCACCGTTATCACCGACCAGACTGGGAACTATCTCTTCGACAATATCCCATGGGGCAGCCGCGTCGAACTTGCTCCATCGCTTGAGAATTATGAGTTCTTCCCGCCGTCCGTTATTTGGGAGGGCATTGTCGAGGACGAGGTGTGGAATTTTATCGCGGTCGGCCCGCCGCCACCGCCACCGCCTCCGCCGACAAACCAGCCGACCCTCGCATGGACAAGCTATTTTGACAATACGCCCGCTCTTGCTGACTACAACGCGATGATAGGCCGCGACGCCGCAGGGAATATCTACACCGGCGGCACCTCCTATGTCGACGCGCAGACCGAGGACACGGACATCATCGTCTTCAAGACCGACCCGAACGGCAACCGCGTGTGGTCACGCTCCTGGGCCGGCGAAGGGCTTTACAAGGACGCCTTGCGCGATATGGCCGTCGATGCGGCCGGCAATGTTTACCTGACAGGCTACACATACAGCATACCGGAGGGTACATCACAGCTTCGCAGCTATAACTATGTGACGATCAAGTACAACACCGACGGTGATGTCGTTTGGACTAGGTTTTACGGACCGAATCCCGGCTACGATGACTTTCCCCGAATTCTCAAGATCGATGCGGCGGGTAATACCTACGTCGCGGGCTATTCCTGGGGCGTCGGCACCTATGCGAATTACGCGACCGTCAAATACGACACTCAGGGTAACGAGGTCTGGGCCAGAAGGTTTGCCGGCGGTTTTGGCGAGATCCTGAACGACCTCGACATTGATACGAGCGGCAATGTTTATATCACCGGGTATTCAAACAATTCGCTCGCGGGCGGTTCGGAGGATATCGTCACGATCAAATATAACTCGGCTGGCGAGCAACAGTGGCTGGACCGATACGCGACAACTGCTCCTGAGATGTCCGATGAGGGCTATGAGGTCGAGATCGACGGCGACGGGAATGTGCTCGTGCTGGGCGAATCGCATGATTCCGAGGCCGGGACGACGTTCATCCGTAAGATCAACGGCCAGACCGGCACGGCCGTATGGACGCGTCCGATCACCGAAATCAGCCAGACTCAGAGCGTTTACGCAACGTCAATGGCGTTTAACAGTAATGGCGATATTGTCCTAACCGGAATGCTTTACGACCAGCAAAGTTACGACGTTGATGCGTTTGTTGCAAAGCTGACGCCCGAGGTCGTTACCGCGTGGGTCAGGACTTACGATGGCCCGTCGGACGATGACTTTGACGGCGACCCGAAGATCGTGATCGCACCGGACAACAGCATTGTCGCGGCGTTCACGTCCGAAGGGTTTGCGAATGCCGACATTCAGGCCGTCAAATACGCCGCGGACGGCACCGAGGACTGGACGTATCGATTCGGCAATCCGTTCTTTGGCGACGACGTGATGCTCAGTTGGGAAGCCGAAGCGGCCCAGAAGACAATACTGCTCGACGCGCAGGGCCACGTTTACGCGGCCGGAAGCTCATTTATTCCTGAGCAATCGACCGACCTCGTCGTTTTCAAACTCGAACCCGTCGGCCAGACGCGGGCCGCTCCGTTCGACTGGGACGGTGACCGAAAGGCCGACATCGCGGTCTTCAGGCCGTCAACCGGCGACTGGTTCATTCAAAAGAGTACCGACGGCACGGTCGGCATCATGAACTGGGGCGGTGGGCGTGACAAGCTTGTCCCGGCCGATTACGACGGCGACGGACGGTTTGACGCCGGCGTTTATCGCGACGGTATGTGGTACGTCCGACGCAGTTCGAATGGCTCACACCTTATCAGCCAGTTCGGGCTCGCAGGTGATAAGCCGGTGCCGTCCGATTACGACAACGACGGCAAGGCCGACCTGAGTGTCTTTCGCAACGGCAATTGGTACACGGCGCAAAGCTCGAATGGTGAGGTCAATACCAAACAGTTTGGCACCGCCGAGGACACGCCTATTCCGGCGGATTTTGACCATAACCGCCGTAGCGACGTGGCCGTCTATCGGGCCGGGACCTGGTATGTTCAATACGAGGAAGGCCTGCCGATGGTGACGCTCCAGTTCGGCTCCGTAGCCGATAAGGTCGTACCCGCCGACTACGACGGCGACAAGCAGGTCGATCACGCCGTATTCCGCGACGGCACATGGTACATCTGGCAAAGCTGGTTCCAGGCACCGCGGGCCATCCAATTCGGCCAGAGTGGCGACGTCCCCGTGCCCGCCGACTATGACGGCGACCGCAAAGCCGACCTCGCCGTCTATCGCAACGGCGTTTGGTACATCTGGCGAACGTCCGACAACGGCTTCACCATAACCCAATTCGGACTCGGCACCGATATCCCGCTGCCGGCGGCGTATATCAAATAG
- a CDS encoding thymidine kinase: MVEELVFDSADERRKVRHNGTGWIEVIAGSMFSGKSEELIRRLNRARIARQKVQVFKPVIDARYSVEEIASHSGQKHVSVPVADTAEMVALIESDTEVVGIDEGQFFDEAIVKAVNELAVSGRRVIIAGLDQDYTGTPFEPMPRLLAIAEFITKIHAICVKCGSTANFTQRTVESDALVEVGAADKYEARCRRCFVPHADAPTLD, encoded by the coding sequence ATGGTTGAAGAATTGGTTTTTGACAGTGCCGATGAGCGGCGTAAGGTGCGTCACAACGGCACGGGCTGGATCGAGGTGATCGCCGGTTCGATGTTCTCGGGCAAATCCGAAGAGCTTATCCGTCGCCTGAACCGTGCCCGCATCGCGCGGCAAAAGGTGCAGGTTTTCAAGCCCGTGATCGACGCCCGTTATTCGGTCGAGGAGATCGCGTCGCACTCAGGGCAGAAGCACGTTTCCGTCCCCGTCGCCGACACGGCCGAAATGGTCGCCCTGATCGAGAGCGACACCGAGGTCGTTGGGATCGACGAAGGGCAGTTCTTTGACGAGGCCATCGTAAAGGCTGTAAATGAACTGGCGGTAAGCGGCCGCCGCGTAATTATCGCCGGCCTCGATCAGGACTACACCGGCACACCGTTCGAACCGATGCCGCGGCTGCTGGCTATCGCCGAGTTCATCACAAAGATCCACGCCATCTGCGTCAAATGCGGCTCGACCGCGAACTTTACCCAACGCACCGTCGAATCCGACGCCCTCGTCGAGGTCGGCGCGGCTGATAAATACGAGGCCCGCTGCCGCCGCTGCTTCGTCCCGCACGCGGATGCACCGACGCTTGATTAA
- a CDS encoding 2,3-bisphosphoglycerate-independent phosphoglycerate mutase, giving the protein MNDRPVTLVILDGWGYAPRTEGNAIAMAHTPYYDEICRCFPMTTLSATGADGQSGNAEVGHLNIGTGRAARTEAARINAAVESGEFLENPVLNRSFARAKEKGSDVHLIGLVSDGGVHSSTENLFALIRLAKTNGLKNIFVHCILDGVDVPPRTADVYLEALEIKLADIGIGQIASLCGRFFAMDTAENWERTARAFTMLVHAEGERSRDAVSAIRNSFLRGIADEFTSPIVIEEAPDIPLATVKNGDLVVFFNHRADGMRQLVRSLCIPEGASGAKPDIDTVGLVEYDPGFNLPAAFRHEPETNSLTDVLAANEVPSVKITEYSRYPHLTWFFNGGVDSPSRWEQQVLVGDPGSRLADTPPESESFKIADKLRRGIETAPNGVFVVNIPAAGLIAETGDVGRTVAAIQYIDTCLGGICERVAEAGGVAIITSTHGNCEAMLHADSGEPSYSATDNPVPFHFMDFRSNGVTLRDEGTLADVAPTILGILGLEKPSEMTGSDLRML; this is encoded by the coding sequence ATGAACGACCGCCCCGTGACACTCGTGATCCTCGACGGCTGGGGTTATGCACCGCGGACTGAGGGCAATGCCATTGCGATGGCTCACACGCCATATTACGACGAGATATGTCGGTGTTTCCCAATGACGACGCTGTCGGCGACAGGTGCTGACGGGCAGAGCGGAAATGCCGAGGTCGGGCATCTAAACATCGGCACCGGCCGCGCTGCGCGCACCGAAGCGGCCAGGATCAATGCGGCAGTCGAGTCAGGGGAATTCCTCGAGAATCCCGTGCTCAATCGCTCATTTGCGCGTGCGAAGGAAAAGGGCTCAGACGTGCACCTGATCGGCTTGGTGAGCGACGGCGGTGTGCATTCATCGACCGAGAACCTCTTCGCTCTGATCCGTCTTGCAAAGACCAACGGCCTAAAGAACATCTTTGTTCACTGCATCCTTGACGGCGTAGATGTGCCGCCGCGAACGGCAGACGTGTATCTCGAGGCGCTCGAGATCAAGCTCGCGGATATCGGCATCGGCCAGATCGCCTCGCTGTGCGGACGATTCTTTGCGATGGACACGGCCGAGAACTGGGAACGAACGGCCCGCGCGTTTACAATGCTCGTGCATGCCGAGGGCGAACGCAGCCGCGATGCTGTCTCGGCGATCCGCAATTCGTTCTTGCGTGGCATCGCTGATGAATTTACATCACCGATAGTCATTGAGGAGGCGCCCGATATTCCCCTTGCAACGGTCAAGAACGGCGATCTGGTCGTTTTCTTCAACCACCGTGCCGACGGCATGCGCCAGCTCGTCCGGTCGCTGTGCATCCCCGAGGGCGCGAGCGGAGCTAAGCCGGACATCGACACGGTCGGGCTGGTGGAGTACGATCCCGGCTTCAATTTGCCCGCTGCATTCAGACACGAGCCTGAAACGAATTCGCTCACTGACGTCCTGGCAGCGAATGAGGTCCCGAGCGTGAAGATAACCGAGTACTCTCGATATCCGCATCTGACGTGGTTCTTTAATGGCGGAGTCGATTCGCCGTCGCGATGGGAGCAGCAGGTATTGGTTGGCGATCCGGGCAGCCGTTTGGCCGATACTCCGCCGGAATCGGAGAGCTTCAAGATCGCGGACAAGCTCCGTCGAGGCATCGAGACGGCTCCGAACGGCGTCTTTGTCGTGAACATTCCGGCCGCCGGGCTGATCGCCGAGACCGGTGACGTTGGCCGGACGGTGGCAGCGATCCAATATATCGACACCTGCCTTGGTGGTATCTGCGAACGTGTCGCCGAGGCCGGCGGCGTCGCTATCATTACGTCAACGCACGGAAATTGTGAGGCCATGCTCCATGCCGACAGTGGCGAGCCGAGCTACTCGGCGACCGACAATCCGGTGCCGTTCCATTTCATGGATTTCCGCTCGAACGGCGTCACCCTGCGTGACGAAGGGACCTTAGCCGATGTCGCACCGACAATTCTGGGCATCCTCGGCCTCGAAAAGCCCTCCGAGATGACCGGTTCGGACCTTAGGATGTTGTAG
- a CDS encoding type II toxin-antitoxin system RelE/ParE family toxin yields MARYIVSSEAEQDITEIVLFIAEENVDAAIGLKDRFHKVFDVLVDNPRAGRERDELAEGLRSFPVGSYIVFYRLWAGDIAIARIIHAARDFNEIC; encoded by the coding sequence ATGGCTAGATACATCGTAAGCAGCGAGGCCGAACAGGACATCACCGAAATAGTTCTCTTCATCGCGGAAGAAAATGTCGATGCTGCGATCGGTCTTAAAGATCGCTTCCATAAGGTTTTCGACGTGCTTGTGGACAACCCAAGGGCGGGGCGAGAACGTGATGAACTCGCTGAGGGGCTTCGGAGTTTCCCTGTGGGCAGCTATATCGTATTCTATCGACTCTGGGCCGGCGATATAGCGATCGCCCGCATCATTCATGCTGCCCGCGATTTCAATGAGATCTGTTAG
- a CDS encoding type II toxin-antitoxin system ParD family antitoxin, translating to MNVSLSPELEQMILAKIQSGMYNTASEVVREGLRLIQQRDEIRAEKLAALRSDVRRGLDDLEGGRYRDGQEVMADLTGRLTDIKRRNG from the coding sequence ATGAATGTTTCACTTTCACCAGAACTAGAACAGATGATCCTGGCAAAGATCCAGAGCGGAATGTACAACACCGCCAGTGAGGTCGTCCGTGAAGGGCTCAGGCTCATTCAACAGCGTGACGAAATACGAGCGGAGAAACTCGCGGCGCTCAGGTCGGATGTCAGGCGTGGACTCGACGACCTCGAGGGCGGGCGTTACCGGGATGGCCAGGAGGTAATGGCCGATCTGACAGGGCGGCTGACGGACATCAAACGACGGAATGGCTAG